From one Plectropomus leopardus isolate mb chromosome 8, YSFRI_Pleo_2.0, whole genome shotgun sequence genomic stretch:
- the dnajc22 gene encoding dnaJ homolog subfamily C member 22 yields MAKSVMVAYALWAVGGPLGLHHLYLGRDSHALLWMLTLGGFGFGWAREFIRIPAYVGEANQDGETERKTRPTGPPPVSPIRFVGQVCVGIYFGTVALIGLNSLSFFYLIVLPLSVGAGVHLVSSIGQQTSDLQKTFTTCLITSPIFYGSTLSPLPISLAASITAAQNRRVKPPRPPGSTQKLGPRLYRLGLAWLAFSAPLAYCIFHNTTATLYYLSDCVAALLDMFWFLPWLRNVLEYILLMPYRLLCVITGGGAYEEAWKKVLEILLKEYTEKEKEALQVLSLEAEASLEEITHSYRELAKTWHPDHNPSKDAEATFLKIKEAYEVLLRRHRPHRFK; encoded by the exons ATGGCAAAAAGTGTCATGGTAGCCTATGCCCTGTGGGCAGTTGGCGGTCCGTTGGGCCTCCACCACTTATATTTAGGAAGAGACAGCCACGCTCTGCTATGGATGCTAACCCTGGGAGGATTTGGCTTTGGCTGGGCCAGAGAGTTCATACGTATTCCTGCATATGTTGGAGAAGCAAATcaagatggagagacagagagaaaaacacgtCCCACAGGCCCTCCACCTGTAAGTCCCATTAGATTTGTTGGACAGGTGTGTGTTGGGATCTACTTTGGCACGGTGGCTCTGATTGGACTGAACTCCCTCAGTTTCTTCTATTTGATCGTGCTGCCTTTAAGTGTGGGTGCAGGGGTACATTTGGTGTCCTCTATTGGCCAGCAGACTTCTGATCTCCAAAAGACATTTACGACTTGTCTTATAACTTCCCCAATATTCTATGGCAGCACTTTATCACCTCTCCCTATAAGCCTGGCTGCCAGTATTACTGCTGCACAGAACCGCAGGGTCAAACCTCCGCGGCCACCTGGGAGCACACAGAAACTGG gtcCACGGCTTTACAGGCTCGGCCTAGCCTGGCTAGCCTTCTCTGCTCCGCTGGCTTACTGTATTTTCCATAACACCACAGCCACACTGTACTACCTGTCTGACTGTGTAGCAGCACTGCTGGATATGTTCTGGTTCCTGCCTTGGCTCAGAAATGTATTGGAGTACATTCTTTTAATGCCATATCGGCTCCTGTGTGTTATTACTGGAGGGGGGGCCTATGAAGAAGCATGGAAGAAGGTGCTGGAAATATTGCTCAAAGAGtacactgaaaaagaaaaagaggcacTGCAG GTATTGTCATTGGAAGCAGAGGCCTCACTGGAAGAGATAACTCACAGCTACAGGGAGCTGGCCAAGACATGGCATCCAGACCACAATCCCAGCAAGGATGCTGAGGCAACGTTTTTGAAGATAAAGGAGGCTTATGAGGTCCTTCTGCGTCGGCACAGACCTCATCGATTTAAATAG
- the ikzf4 gene encoding LOW QUALITY PROTEIN: zinc finger protein Eos (The sequence of the model RefSeq protein was modified relative to this genomic sequence to represent the inferred CDS: deleted 1 base in 1 codon; substituted 1 base at 1 genomic stop codon): MWAYLCFRCSTAREQREAVRDDSRRDDRGDPMEEGNVEYAGTGKDRGSVYNDMASPNAASPGPIRLPNGKLQCEVCGMICIGPNVLMVHKRSHTGERPFQCNQCGASFTQKGNLLRHIKLHSGEKPFKCPICNYACRRRDALAGHLRTHAASSPTVGKPFKCSYCTRSYKQQNTLDEHLERCHSYLKSLDHQTAVNAQTAQGAFYLXVKSVNMETITKPVLQPSNEKVQLVDRLAIGITTKRKRSTPQKFLGEFLKKKNGKKHIRLDLPDAPYELSSGSEKDGDLMSSQPAGDSARLVGSHLQGGMGKAENHEPPALSQLHPAFLTELRTVMGSIKSNVTPQGSRAHGGGGLAAVSLGLAGREAGEGDQRSAHSHTTSPNGCPDSTDTESTAEEQSTRATAPTSTSNNHHHLHYQTPALPRSHPTSSPSQAKDSDPEWERACPVPPTITKRSPVSPLSSRETVQVLDRDGRPVRTFHCRHCRILFLDHVMFTIHMGCHGFHQPFECNICGHRSQDRYEFSSHISR, from the exons ATGTGGGCATATTTGTGTTTCAG GTGCTCAACAGccagagaacagagagaggcTGTGAGGGACGACAGTAGGAGGGATGACAGGGGAGACCCCATGGAAGAGGGCAACGTGGAGTACGCTGGGACTGGAAAAGACAGAGGAAGCGTTTACAATGACATGGCCAGTCCAAATGCTGCTTCACCAGGACCTATACGGCTGCCCAATGGGAAGCTGCAGTGTGAG GTGTGTGGTATGATCTGCATCGGACCCAACGTGCTGATGGTGCACAAGCGTAGCCACACAG GCGAGAGGCCGTTCCAGTGCAACCAGTGTGGCGCATCCTTCACCCAAAAGGGGAACTTGTTGCGCCACATCAAGTTGCATTCAGGAGAGAAGCCTTTCAAATGTCCCATTTGCAACTACGCTTGTCGCCGGAGAGATGCCCTGGCTGGACATCTACGCACACACGCAG CTTCTTCTCCAACGGTGGGAAAACCTTTCAAGTGTAGCTACTGTACTCGCAGCTACAAGCAACAAAATACTCTCGATGAACATCTAGAGCGCTGCCATAGCTATTTGAAGAGTCTGGACCATCAGACAGCTGTCAACGCACAGACAGCACAGG GTGCTTTCTATTTGTAGGTGAAGTCCGTAAACATGGAGACGATCACTAAACCTGTGCTCCAGCCATCTAATGAAAAAGTCCAGCTTGTGGATAGACTGGCTATTGGCATCACCACCAAACGCAAGAGGTCAACGCCGCAGAAGTTTCTgggtgagtttttaaaaaaaaaaaat GGGAAAAAGCACATACGCCTTGACCTACCTGACGCACCTTATGAATTGTCCTCTGGTTCTGAGAAGGACGGGGACCTCATGAGCTCTCAGCCTGCTGGGGACTCTGCCAGGCTGGTTGGTTCACATCTCCAAGGCGGCATGGGTAAGGCGGAGAACCATGAGCCACCTGCACTGTCTCAGCTCCATCCTGCCTTCCTGACGGAGCTACGCACAGTTATGGGCTCCATCAAAAGCAACGTGACTCCTCAGGGCTCCAGAGCCCATGGTGGAGGTGGGCTGGCAGCAGTGTCTCTTGGCCTGGCCGGACGGGAGGCAGGTGAAGGTGACCAGCGCTCAGCCCATAGCCATAC CACCTCACCCAACGGCTGCCCCGACTCTACAGACACAGAGAGCACAGCAGAAGAGCAGAGCACAAGGGCTACAGCCCCGACAAGTACCTCCaacaaccaccaccacctccactaCCAAACCCCAGCACTGCCCCGCAGCCATCCCACCTCAAGCCCCAGCCAGGCCAAAGACTCGGACCCAGAGTGGGAGAGAGCGTGTCCTGTGCCCCCCACCATCACAAAGAGAAGCCCCGTCTCACCCCTTTCCTCCAGGGAGACTGTGCAGGTGTTAGACAGGGACGGCCGGCCTGTGCGCACCTTCCACTGTCGGCACTGTCGCATCCTGTTCCTGGACCACGTCATGTTCACCATCCACATGGGCTGCCACGGCTTCCACCAACCCTTCGAGTGCAACATCTGTGGCCACCGCAGCCAGGACCGCTACGAGTTCTCGTCTCACATCAGCCGCTGA
- the wnt10b gene encoding protein Wnt-10b isoform X1 codes for MEMLGGHSHCDAGWLLLWNCHLPKRVLCNDILSLKVAGDPVLTPNSVCLRLAGLSKRQMRMCVRSPDVTASALQGIQVAIHECQHQLRDQRWNCSSLEGLGKLPHHNTILNRGFRESAFSLALLAAGVAHSVASACSMGKLRGCGCEAKRRQDDDKIRLKLTQLQLQTLQKGGVGLGMTRSLPSGLNGHHGDLPANLRSTHPSALLKPLPDELSSMQETWEWGGCSHDVRFGDRFSRDWLDSRGSPRDIHARMRIHNNRVGRQVVTDNMKRKCKCHGTSGSCQFKTCWHVSPEFRLVGSLLKDKFLSAIFVNSQNKNNGVFNPRTGNSASGSTGGLNGGRRRTMSRELVYFEKSPDFCERDASVDSPGTQGRICNKTSYSTDSCGSLCCGRGHNILKQTRSERCNCRFHWCCYVLCEECRLTEWVNVCK; via the exons ATGGAGATGTTAGGAGGCCACAGCCATTGTGATGCTGGGTGGCTGTTACTCTGGAACTGCCATCTGCCGAAAAG gGTGCTGTGCAATGATATCCTCAGCCTGAAGGTGGCAGGAGATCCAGTGCTAACCCCTAACTCGGTGTGCCTGAGGCTGGCAGGCCTCAGTAAACGTCAGATGCGGATGTGTGTGCGGAGTCCCGATGTGACAGCTTCCGCTCTGCAGGGCATCCAGGTGGCCATCCATGAATGCCAGCACCAACTCCGGGACCAGCGCTGGAACTGCTCCTCGCTGGAGGGCCTCGGCAAGCTTCCTCACCACAACACCATCCTCAACAGGG GTTTCCGCGAGAGTGCCTTCTCCCTGGCCTTGTTGGCAGCGGGTGTGGCTCACTCTGTGGCCTCGGCCTGCAGCATGGGCAAGCTGCGGGGGTGTGGCTGCGAGGCCAAGCGTCGCCAGGACGATGACAAGATCCGGCTGAAActcacacagctgcagctgcagacccTGCAGAAGGGTGGAGTAGGCCTCGGCATGACACGGTCATTACCCTCAGGGCTAAATGGTCACCATGGCGACCTGCCCGCTAACCTGCGCTCCACCCACCCCTCCGCCCTGCTCAAGCCTTTACCAGATGAGCTGAGCTCCATGCAGGAGACGTGGGAGTGGGGGGGCTGCAGTCATGACGTGCGTTTTGGGGACCGTTTTTCCAGGGATTGGCTCGACTCCCGTGGCTCCCCAAGAGATATCCACGCTCGCATGAGGATACATAACAACCGCGTGGGACGACAG GTAGTTACTGACAACATGAAAAGGAAGTGCAAATGTCACGGCACGTCAGGGAGCTGCCAGTTTAAGACCTGCTGGCATGTGTCTCCAGAGTTCCGGCTTGTCGGTTCTCTGCTCAAGGACAAGTTCCTGTCAGCCATCTTCGTCAACTCCCAGAACAAGAACAATGGGGTTTTCAACCCTCGAACTGGAAACAGCGCCAGTGGGAGCACAGGGGGACTCAACGGAGGTCGCCGCCGAACCATGTCCAGAGAGCTGGTGTACTTTGAGAAGTCTCCTGATTTCTGTGAGCGAGACGCGTCTGTTGACTCACCGGGTACACAAGGACGCATCTGCAACAAAACCAGCTACAGCACGGACAGCTGTGGCTCGCTGTGCTGCGGCCGTGGACACAACATCCTGAAACAGACACGCAGCGAGCGCTGCAACTGCAGGTTCCACTGGTGTTGCTACGTGCTGTGTGAGGAGTGTCGCCTCACAGAGTGGGTCAATGTGTGCAAGTAG
- the wnt1 gene encoding protein Wnt-1 — protein MRSLALLLGVKAACILLVSSLSGTVAVNNSGRWWGIVNVASSSNLLTNSKNVQLVLDPSLALLSRRQRRLIRQNPGILHAIAAGLHTAIKECKWQFRNRRWNCPTTHSPAVFGKIVNRGCRETAFVFAITSAGVTHAVARSCSEGAIESCTCDYRRRGPGGPDWHWGGCSDNVDFGRMFSREFVDSSERGRDLRYLTNLHNNEAGRMTVSSEMRQECKCHGMSGSCTVRTCWMRLPSFRTVGDFLKDRFDGASRVVYANKGSNRASHRADPRHLEPENPAHKPPSAMDLVYFEKSPNFCSYNGKTGTLGTSGRTCNSSSPGLDGCELLCCGRGFKTRTESVTERCHCTFHWCCHVSCLNCTSTRTLHQCL, from the exons ATGAGGAGTCTGGCGCTGCTGTTAGGGGTGAAAGCCGCCTGCATCCTGCTGGTGTCCTCGCTTTCGGGCACAGTGGCCGTCAACAACAGCGGCCGGTGGTG GGGTATTGTCAATGTGGCCTCCTCATCCAACCTCCTCACCAATTCCAAGAACGTGCAGTTGGTCCTGGACCCAAGCCTGGCCCTACTCAGTCGTCGCCAGCGCCGGCTGATTCGGCAGAATCCTGGCATCTTGCACGCCATCGCCGCTGGGCTGCACACTGCCATAAAGGAGTGCAAGTGGCAGTTCCGCAACCGCCGCTGGAACTGTCCGACCACCCACAgcccagcagtttttgggaaaattGTCAATCGTG GTTGCCGAGAGACAGCATTTGTATTTGCCATTACCAGCGCAGGCGTGACCCACGCTGTGGCTCGCTCCTGCTCGGAAGGGGCCATTGAGTCGTGCACATGCGATTACCGCCGCAGAGGTCCTGGAGGGCCAGACTGGCACTGGGGGGGCTGCAGCGACAATGTAGACTTTGGCCGGATGTTCAGCCGTGAGTTTGTGGACTCCAGCGAGAGGGGCAGAGATCTGCGCTACCTCACCAACCTACACAATAATGAGGCTGGCAGAATG ACTGTGTCATCAGAGATGCGTCAGGAGTGTAAGTGCCATGGCATGTCAGGCTCCTGCACCGTACGCACCTGTTGGATGCGCCTGCCCAGCTTCCGCACAGTGGGAGACTTCCTCAAGGATCGGTTTGATGGTGCATCCAGAGTTGTTTATGCCAACAAGGGAAGCAACCGAGCCTCTCACCGCGCCGACCCCCGGCATCTAGAGCCTGAAAACCCGGCTCACAAACCCCCCTCTGCCATGGATCTGGTCTATTTTGAGAAATCACCAAACTTCTGCTCCTACAATGGCAAAACTGGCACTTTGGGAACTTCTGGGAGAACATGCAACAGCTCTTCTCCAGGCCTGGACGGGTGTGAGCTGCTCTGCTGTGGACGTGGGTTTAAGACTCGGACTGAGAGCGTGACTGAACGCTGCCACTGCACCTTCCACTGGTGCTGTCATGTCAGCTGCTTGAACTGCACCAGCACACGAACGTTACACCAGTGTCTATGA
- the wnt10b gene encoding protein Wnt-10b isoform X2: MELSNKLRWDQFLILAAALMSPALTVLCNDILSLKVAGDPVLTPNSVCLRLAGLSKRQMRMCVRSPDVTASALQGIQVAIHECQHQLRDQRWNCSSLEGLGKLPHHNTILNRGFRESAFSLALLAAGVAHSVASACSMGKLRGCGCEAKRRQDDDKIRLKLTQLQLQTLQKGGVGLGMTRSLPSGLNGHHGDLPANLRSTHPSALLKPLPDELSSMQETWEWGGCSHDVRFGDRFSRDWLDSRGSPRDIHARMRIHNNRVGRQVVTDNMKRKCKCHGTSGSCQFKTCWHVSPEFRLVGSLLKDKFLSAIFVNSQNKNNGVFNPRTGNSASGSTGGLNGGRRRTMSRELVYFEKSPDFCERDASVDSPGTQGRICNKTSYSTDSCGSLCCGRGHNILKQTRSERCNCRFHWCCYVLCEECRLTEWVNVCK, from the exons ATGGAGCTATCAAACAAACTCCGTTGGGACCAATTCCTGATTTTGGCAGCGGCACTTATGTCACCTGCATTAAC gGTGCTGTGCAATGATATCCTCAGCCTGAAGGTGGCAGGAGATCCAGTGCTAACCCCTAACTCGGTGTGCCTGAGGCTGGCAGGCCTCAGTAAACGTCAGATGCGGATGTGTGTGCGGAGTCCCGATGTGACAGCTTCCGCTCTGCAGGGCATCCAGGTGGCCATCCATGAATGCCAGCACCAACTCCGGGACCAGCGCTGGAACTGCTCCTCGCTGGAGGGCCTCGGCAAGCTTCCTCACCACAACACCATCCTCAACAGGG GTTTCCGCGAGAGTGCCTTCTCCCTGGCCTTGTTGGCAGCGGGTGTGGCTCACTCTGTGGCCTCGGCCTGCAGCATGGGCAAGCTGCGGGGGTGTGGCTGCGAGGCCAAGCGTCGCCAGGACGATGACAAGATCCGGCTGAAActcacacagctgcagctgcagacccTGCAGAAGGGTGGAGTAGGCCTCGGCATGACACGGTCATTACCCTCAGGGCTAAATGGTCACCATGGCGACCTGCCCGCTAACCTGCGCTCCACCCACCCCTCCGCCCTGCTCAAGCCTTTACCAGATGAGCTGAGCTCCATGCAGGAGACGTGGGAGTGGGGGGGCTGCAGTCATGACGTGCGTTTTGGGGACCGTTTTTCCAGGGATTGGCTCGACTCCCGTGGCTCCCCAAGAGATATCCACGCTCGCATGAGGATACATAACAACCGCGTGGGACGACAG GTAGTTACTGACAACATGAAAAGGAAGTGCAAATGTCACGGCACGTCAGGGAGCTGCCAGTTTAAGACCTGCTGGCATGTGTCTCCAGAGTTCCGGCTTGTCGGTTCTCTGCTCAAGGACAAGTTCCTGTCAGCCATCTTCGTCAACTCCCAGAACAAGAACAATGGGGTTTTCAACCCTCGAACTGGAAACAGCGCCAGTGGGAGCACAGGGGGACTCAACGGAGGTCGCCGCCGAACCATGTCCAGAGAGCTGGTGTACTTTGAGAAGTCTCCTGATTTCTGTGAGCGAGACGCGTCTGTTGACTCACCGGGTACACAAGGACGCATCTGCAACAAAACCAGCTACAGCACGGACAGCTGTGGCTCGCTGTGCTGCGGCCGTGGACACAACATCCTGAAACAGACACGCAGCGAGCGCTGCAACTGCAGGTTCCACTGGTGTTGCTACGTGCTGTGTGAGGAGTGTCGCCTCACAGAGTGGGTCAATGTGTGCAAGTAG